A section of the Coriobacteriia bacterium genome encodes:
- a CDS encoding oligosaccharide flippase family protein, giving the protein MKSQLKIGAALSYSAVAFNTIAGLIYTPWMVSCIGTDDYGLYTLALSVVNFFMLDFGLRDSVSRFLSKYYTEGDEDAVGVFLGIVYKTYLAITCLIAAALALVFFNIDRLYSGLTAEQIPVFRTLFVVVSFYSVFSFPFAPLNGILTANERFIALNACNLVQKVLTVVLIVTMLLLDQGVVALVVVNAVVSIAITFVKLLLVRRETRARADFARWDTGIAREVVGFSTWVMIAQVCQRFIFAVMPSIIAITATTSEVALFGLAASLEGYVYTVASALNGMFMPKVSRAVAGVGEGLQSLMTRFGRIQLYIIGFIVVCFFGLGEWFIQCWMGVGYDGLWLCALLIIMPSLVELPQSVGVTAITASGKVRARAMVFLAMAACNIVLGFILSASLGALGGCLSICIAYSLRTVGQNVIYRNLLGIDLGSFFADTFGGWVFPAVVTLMSCIFLDWFFPLRGWAGLLVAGCLAGCVYAVLCWKFSMNNYERGLVTSFVSKRKKSGSA; this is encoded by the coding sequence ATGAAGAGCCAGCTCAAGATTGGTGCTGCTCTTTCATATTCTGCGGTGGCATTCAACACGATTGCTGGCCTCATCTACACTCCGTGGATGGTCTCCTGTATCGGAACTGACGACTACGGTCTTTATACGCTTGCGCTTTCCGTCGTCAACTTCTTCATGCTCGATTTTGGGTTGAGAGACTCCGTTTCTCGCTTTTTGTCGAAGTACTACACGGAGGGTGATGAGGACGCTGTTGGTGTCTTTCTGGGTATCGTGTACAAAACGTACCTCGCGATTACTTGCTTGATTGCAGCGGCCCTTGCACTGGTATTTTTTAACATCGACAGGCTCTATTCGGGGCTTACCGCGGAGCAGATACCCGTTTTTAGGACGCTTTTCGTTGTCGTTTCTTTCTACAGTGTATTCTCTTTCCCCTTTGCTCCCTTGAATGGGATCCTGACCGCAAACGAGCGTTTTATTGCGCTGAACGCTTGCAATTTGGTTCAAAAGGTACTGACCGTCGTTCTTATCGTGACCATGCTTCTGTTGGATCAGGGGGTCGTAGCGCTCGTTGTTGTCAATGCGGTTGTTAGCATTGCCATAACGTTTGTCAAGCTCTTGCTGGTTCGTCGAGAAACTCGCGCGAGGGCGGACTTTGCTCGATGGGATACCGGTATTGCACGGGAAGTTGTCGGGTTCTCCACCTGGGTTATGATTGCCCAAGTCTGTCAGCGCTTCATTTTCGCTGTGATGCCATCTATTATCGCCATCACGGCGACTACTTCAGAGGTTGCTCTTTTTGGACTCGCTGCGTCTCTGGAGGGCTACGTGTATACCGTTGCGAGCGCGCTGAATGGGATGTTCATGCCCAAGGTTTCGCGTGCGGTCGCGGGGGTTGGAGAGGGTCTTCAGTCATTGATGACACGTTTTGGTAGGATTCAGCTCTACATTATTGGTTTTATCGTTGTCTGTTTCTTCGGTCTTGGCGAATGGTTCATTCAGTGCTGGATGGGCGTCGGGTACGATGGCTTGTGGCTATGCGCGCTTCTCATAATCATGCCGAGTCTCGTAGAGTTACCCCAGTCGGTGGGCGTGACGGCGATCACGGCTTCGGGGAAGGTGCGAGCAAGGGCAATGGTGTTCCTTGCTATGGCAGCGTGCAATATCGTCCTAGGTTTTATCCTTTCTGCGTCGCTTGGGGCGCTCGGCGGATGCCTGTCAATCTGCATTGCCTATTCTCTCCGGACCGTTGGACAGAATGTCATATACAGGAATCTGTTGGGGATAGATCTTGGGAGTTTTTTCGCCGACACGTTCGGAGGCTGGGTCTTCCCGGCTGTGGTGACGCTCATGTCTTGCATATTCCTCGATTGGTTCTTCCCTCTTAGGGGCTGGGCTGGACTGCTGGTTGCAGGGTGCCTCGCCGGATGCGTCTACGCGGTCTTGTGCTGGAAGTTCTCAATGAACAACTACGAGCGCGGGCTGGTGACCTCGTTTGTCTCGAAAAGGAAAAAGAGCGGGTCCGCATAA